DNA from Victivallis lenta:
CCCTATCCGGAAGAGTATCGGAAGATCTGCCGTGAGGGGGCGAATCTTCACAGAATCAAAAATCATTTTATCAGAAAAAGGAGGCGCAAATGAAAAAAGAAACTGTCCTGATCGCCGCATACGGCACTCTTCGTTCCGGTGAACGGAATGAACGTTTCTGCCGGAATGCCATTTCCCGCAGAATCGCAACGATTTCCGGAACACTCTATGACACGGGATGGGGATTCCCGGCATTTGTCCCGAAAGGCGATACCCCGGTCACTGTTGAGCTGATTGCAATCCCGATCCGAGACTGGGCGGATGTCGACCGGCTGGAAGGCTATCCCCGCCTCTACGATCGTGTTCTGACGGATTTCCGCCTGCCGGACGGTTCGACTGTTCAGGCATGGATCTACACCATAAACCATCTGCCGGAGCAGGCTAAAGTCATCCCCTCCGGCGACTGGAAAGCGAGGTGAACCATGGAAAAGACTGTCCTTGTTGAACTGACCTCAAAACAGATCAAGCTGACAGAAGGAATCGTACTGGTGGTGCTGTTCGGAAGCATCGCCGCCGGACTGGGGCTGATGTATCTCTGGTTCCCGCTCGGTATCGCGATGTTCTGCATCGCTGGAATTGCCTTCCTCGCATTCTGCGGTATCCGCGTCTGGCGGTGGTGGGTGAACGGATAATGACAACCCACTCCTTCGGAAAGAGGTGGAAAAACAAGCTCCCCCCGCGGGAACCGATACTGCATGCGGGTCTACTTCTTCTGGGATGAGAAAAGCAATCAAGTCGTGGTCGGATGGCTCCCGTCATATCTCAGCAACCGGATCAGCTGAAAACGCTTCTTCCCCCTGAGCAGAAAAATATTTTCATGCCTGATACTTTCCTGATGAGAAACTGTCTCGAACAGTTTTTAAAGCCAACAAATACCGATAAATCAATATAAAACCCTATCAAAACCATATATTTTCCATCTGTTCTCCTTGAATATTTCAATGGCAGCAGTATGTTACGGGTATGACATTACTCATGGTGAAAATCGTGGAGCAGTCTCAATGATGGATGAAAGATGGCTTTCGGTTGACGAGATCGCAGAATATCTTGGAGTCGGCCGGGAAACAATTTACAACTGGATCGAGAAAAGAGCAATGCCAGCCCATAAAGTCGGCAGATGCTGGAAATTCAAGCGGCAGGAAGTTGATGCCTGGGTGGAGTCCGGAAAAGCTGCCGAAGGGTGTGGTGCGCTATGATGAAAAAATCAATGGATGATGATATCCTGAGACAGAAAATCATCGCACTGCTGAAAGAATCCGGCTCTACCTCGTCGGACAGCGATTTGAACGCGGCTGTCATGAACATGCTGAAAATCCTGCCGCCGCCTGTCGTCAAACTGGATGCGAAGAATTCCCTTCCGGTCAGTTCATGTCTGCTTGAAAATGAAATCCCGTATCCTCCTCCAAAGAAAGCTGATTTTACTTTCATCGACCTGTTTGCCGGAATAGGCGGATTCCGTCTTGCATTTCAAAAGGCCGGGGGACGGAGCATTTTCAGTTCGGAATGGGATGAGGCGGCACAAAAGACTTACGAGGCAAATTACGGAGAAATTCCCGTCGGCGACATCCGCGCCGTTGACAAAGATGCCATTCCCGCCCATGATGTGCTTTGTGCGGGATTTCCCTGCCAGCCGTTTTCTCTTGCCGGAGTGTCAAAAAAGAACTCAATGGGACGCGCGACAGGCTTTGAAGATCAGACACAGGGAACGCTGTTTTTTGAAATCAAGGAAATCCTGGCAAGAAAACGCCCTGCGGCATTCATGCTTGAAAATGTCAAAAACCTGTTCCGTCACGATCAGGGGAGGACATTTGAAATCATCCGGCATACCCTTGAAGATGTTCTTGGCTACGTTGTCAACTGGCGGATTGTCGATGGCAGCAAATGGGTCCCGCAGCATCGGGAACGTCTGTTTATTGTCGGATACAACCCTGACCTGATAGACATCAGAAAAGAAGATATTTTCATCCCCGTTGAGCCGCTCATTGAGGAGCATTACAAGGCGAAACAGCTCAAGGACATTATTCTGCCTCATGTGGACGGATACACACTCG
Protein-coding regions in this window:
- a CDS encoding gamma-glutamylcyclotransferase family protein, which codes for MKKETVLIAAYGTLRSGERNERFCRNAISRRIATISGTLYDTGWGFPAFVPKGDTPVTVELIAIPIRDWADVDRLEGYPRLYDRVLTDFRLPDGSTVQAWIYTINHLPEQAKVIPSGDWKAR
- the dcm gene encoding DNA (cytosine-5-)-methyltransferase, translated to MMKKSMDDDILRQKIIALLKESGSTSSDSDLNAAVMNMLKILPPPVVKLDAKNSLPVSSCLLENEIPYPPPKKADFTFIDLFAGIGGFRLAFQKAGGRSIFSSEWDEAAQKTYEANYGEIPVGDIRAVDKDAIPAHDVLCAGFPCQPFSLAGVSKKNSMGRATGFEDQTQGTLFFEIKEILARKRPAAFMLENVKNLFRHDQGRTFEIIRHTLEDVLGYVVNWRIVDGSKWVPQHRERLFIVGYNPDLIDIRKEDIFIPVEPLIEEHYKAKQLKDIILPHVDGYTLGPGTWDTLERHKAHHEAEGNGFGYGLHHVPIKENEITRTISARYHKDGAEILIEQPGNRPRRLTVEEAMQLQGYDPEHFLFPVSRTQAYKQIGNSVVWPAIHSCALEIARVLRTRRKAK
- the mads1 gene encoding methylation-associated defense system helix-turn-helix domain-containing protein MAD1, with protein sequence MDERWLSVDEIAEYLGVGRETIYNWIEKRAMPAHKVGRCWKFKRQEVDAWVESGKAAEGCGAL